One segment of Paenibacillus sp. FSL R7-0337 DNA contains the following:
- a CDS encoding AI-2E family transporter has product MEEWFRSKWLRWMIGVLLSLIILYFVWLLRPMLNGVFLFLKAILAPFLAAMIISYVLNPVVTMLSRRKMPRSVAVLLIYAVFLTSLAVILINLIPMFMEQLEELNEHLPEMTLHAQGLMKGMNSRLIPPGVEAGMNNWFYQLENRLAEGISHFLNNIASTIGLLFNAFIVPFLVFYILKDFEVFERMVVSCLPRSRRKSIVMLLKDIDEALGNYIRGQFLVCIIIGVLAYIGYAMIGMPYALLFACVVAVFNIIPYMGPFLGAAPAIVMASTLSWRLVLLVAVVNTLCQMLESNVISPQVVGRKLHLHPLLIIFALLVGGEIAGMIGLILAVPFFAAAKVVIQHIIGYYIRRRPA; this is encoded by the coding sequence ATGGAGGAGTGGTTCCGCAGTAAATGGCTCCGCTGGATGATCGGCGTGCTGCTCTCACTGATTATTCTATATTTCGTCTGGCTGCTCCGTCCGATGCTGAATGGGGTATTCCTGTTTCTAAAAGCGATCCTGGCCCCGTTCCTGGCCGCCATGATTATCTCCTATGTGCTGAATCCGGTGGTCACTATGCTCTCCCGGAGAAAAATGCCGCGCAGCGTAGCCGTCCTCCTGATCTATGCGGTGTTCCTGACCTCGCTTGCGGTGATCCTGATTAATCTGATCCCGATGTTCATGGAACAGCTGGAGGAGCTGAACGAGCATCTGCCGGAGATGACGCTGCACGCGCAGGGGCTGATGAAGGGCATGAATTCCAGACTGATTCCGCCCGGGGTGGAGGCGGGAATGAATAACTGGTTCTATCAGCTGGAGAACCGCCTAGCCGAAGGCATCTCCCACTTCCTTAATAATATCGCTTCAACCATTGGCCTGCTGTTCAACGCATTCATTGTGCCTTTTCTCGTGTTCTATATTCTGAAGGACTTCGAGGTGTTCGAACGGATGGTGGTATCCTGTCTGCCACGTTCGCGCCGCAAGTCGATTGTGATGCTGTTAAAAGACATTGATGAAGCGCTCGGCAACTATATCCGCGGGCAGTTTCTCGTCTGTATCATCATCGGCGTGCTCGCTTATATCGGTTACGCGATGATCGGCATGCCTTATGCGCTGCTGTTCGCCTGTGTTGTCGCGGTATTCAACATTATTCCGTATATGGGTCCTTTTCTGGGGGCGGCTCCGGCTATTGTAATGGCTTCGACCTTGTCATGGCGCCTTGTCCTGCTGGTGGCGGTGGTGAATACCTTATGCCAAATGCTGGAAAGTAACGTGATCTCTCCTCAGGTTGTAGGACGGAAGCTGCATCTGCATCCGCTGCTGATCATATTCGCACTGCTGGTCGGCGGAGAGATCGCCGGAATGATCGGATTGATTCTAGCCGTTCCTTTCTTCGCCGCTGCCAAGGTGGTTATTCAGCATATCATTGGCTATTATATCCGCAGAAGACCGGCTTGA
- a CDS encoding glycoside hydrolase family 16 protein — MRRKLHKLFGAGMTLLLAGLLTGAPSVSAATVFNEPLTYFNPATWQKADGYSNGSMFNCTWRANNISFTSGGQLRLALTSPSNNKFDGAEYRSVNKYSYGKYEVSMKPAKNSGIVSSFFTYTGPSDGTPWDEIDIEFLGKDTTKVQFNYYTNGVGGHEQIVNLGFDASQSYHTYAFDWQPGYIKWYVDGVLKHTATSNIPSRAGKIMMNLWNGTGVDSWLGSYNGANPLYAYYDWLKYTSN, encoded by the coding sequence ATGAGGAGAAAGCTACACAAGTTATTCGGTGCAGGAATGACCCTGCTGCTTGCTGGTCTGCTGACAGGAGCTCCGTCCGTTTCGGCGGCCACCGTCTTTAATGAGCCTCTGACTTACTTCAACCCCGCAACCTGGCAAAAAGCAGACGGATACTCGAATGGCTCCATGTTCAACTGTACCTGGCGTGCGAATAACATCTCTTTCACCAGTGGCGGACAGCTTCGTCTGGCCCTGACCAGTCCCAGCAATAATAAATTTGACGGCGCGGAGTACCGCTCTGTGAACAAGTACAGCTACGGCAAATACGAGGTCAGTATGAAGCCGGCCAAGAACAGCGGGATCGTCTCCTCCTTCTTCACCTACACCGGGCCTTCAGACGGGACGCCTTGGGATGAGATCGATATTGAATTCCTCGGCAAGGATACCACCAAGGTCCAGTTCAACTATTACACCAATGGCGTTGGCGGTCATGAGCAGATTGTCAATCTTGGCTTTGATGCTTCCCAGAGCTATCATACGTACGCCTTCGACTGGCAGCCGGGTTATATTAAATGGTATGTAGACGGGGTCTTGAAGCATACGGCAACCAGCAACATCCCCTCCCGGGCCGGTAAAATCATGATGAACCTCTGGAACGGAACGGGTGTGGATTCCTGGCTCGGTTCCTATAACGGAGCGAACCCGCTATACGCCTATTACGATTGGCTGAAATACACAAGCAATTAA
- a CDS encoding response regulator, which produces MHQILLVDDEPYVVDDLSISIPWAEMGFGQVHKAYSGYEALELLQRYPIDIVVTDINMPELSGTELIAAIRKRWKHIRVVMLTGYAEFEYARKAIEEQASAYLLKPIANDQLIAVIGKLQEKLRSDWEAWSSHQRTMQTFREHLPILRDRLLGELLQGRKLPGPQLQERLDQFDLPFRAGLPVCLAVVRPEEFFRRQDMHSMLLFEYAIINIAQELFQDRFLIWSCKDVHDYLVFLLQPREDSEHGGNPGNEVAQAAYQLQNHVSTLMGGGLSVVTTGWGDFPDQVYTLYQSAISAIRQHIGSETGIYLDTTDNSSSQPVEILQPLYEPPLLFHMFEANNWQGIEDKLNAIVSELVHSPERSLEHIQEARLHLETAFYYFAHKNNKLLSEIAGNPLLEQAPFQTPDKLREWAMEVILLLREHTDSERRNSRTVLIRKVHEYINRNLHYVSLQAIADHVQMHPVYLSKMYKLETGKRISDYISQVKMEKAAYLLIHTPLKIYEVSSELGYSNAHYFIKLFKEYAGMTPHEYRDRAL; this is translated from the coding sequence ATGCACCAAATTCTATTGGTTGACGATGAACCCTATGTGGTCGATGATCTGTCCATTTCGATTCCCTGGGCGGAGATGGGCTTCGGACAAGTCCACAAAGCTTATTCCGGGTATGAGGCGCTGGAGCTGCTCCAGCGTTATCCCATCGATATTGTAGTCACAGATATCAATATGCCGGAGTTGTCCGGCACCGAGCTGATTGCCGCCATCCGTAAGCGCTGGAAGCATATCCGGGTGGTGATGCTGACCGGCTATGCGGAGTTTGAATATGCCCGCAAGGCTATTGAAGAGCAGGCCAGCGCCTACCTGCTTAAGCCAATAGCGAACGACCAGCTGATCGCCGTTATTGGTAAGCTGCAGGAGAAGCTGCGCAGTGACTGGGAGGCCTGGTCCTCTCACCAGCGGACGATGCAGACCTTCCGCGAGCATCTGCCGATCCTGCGGGATCGCCTGCTCGGGGAGCTGCTGCAGGGACGGAAGCTGCCCGGGCCGCAGCTCCAGGAGCGGCTGGACCAGTTCGACCTGCCGTTCAGGGCCGGTCTGCCGGTCTGTCTGGCCGTGGTCCGTCCCGAGGAATTCTTCCGGCGCCAGGATATGCACAGCATGCTGCTGTTTGAATATGCGATCATTAATATCGCCCAGGAGCTGTTCCAAGACCGGTTCCTAATCTGGTCCTGCAAGGATGTGCATGATTATCTCGTATTCCTGCTGCAGCCCAGGGAGGATTCGGAACACGGCGGCAATCCTGGAAATGAGGTGGCCCAGGCTGCCTATCAGCTGCAGAATCATGTCAGTACCCTGATGGGAGGCGGCCTGTCCGTGGTGACCACCGGCTGGGGAGACTTCCCGGATCAGGTCTATACTCTCTATCAATCCGCCATCTCAGCCATCCGCCAGCATATCGGCAGCGAGACCGGCATCTATCTCGATACCACGGATAACAGCAGCTCCCAGCCCGTGGAGATTCTCCAGCCGCTGTATGAGCCCCCGCTGCTGTTCCACATGTTCGAAGCGAACAACTGGCAGGGCATTGAAGACAAGCTGAACGCTATCGTCTCAGAGCTGGTTCACAGTCCGGAGCGTTCACTGGAGCATATCCAGGAAGCCCGTCTGCACTTGGAGACGGCCTTCTATTACTTCGCCCACAAGAATAACAAGCTGCTGAGCGAGATTGCCGGCAATCCGCTGCTGGAGCAAGCTCCCTTTCAGACGCCGGACAAGCTGCGGGAATGGGCCATGGAGGTTATCCTTCTGCTGAGAGAGCATACGGATTCCGAACGGCGGAACAGCCGGACCGTGCTGATCCGCAAGGTTCATGAGTATATCAACCGTAATCTGCACTATGTCTCCCTACAGGCCATCGCCGACCATGTCCAGATGCATCCGGTCTATCTCTCCAAAATGTACAAGCTGGAGACCGGCAAGCGGATCAGCGACTATATCAGTCAGGTAAAGATGGAAAAAGCGGCGTATCTGCTTATCCATACGCCGCTCAAAATTTATGAAGTTTCCTCGGAGCTCGGGTACTCCAACGCCCATTATTTCATTAAGCTCTTTAAGGAATATGCGGGGATGACCCCGCATGAATACCGTGACCGGGCGCTGTAA
- a CDS encoding carbohydrate binding domain-containing protein: MPTATPAATPIPTPAPTPPTQNNPWELVWNDEFDGQTIDEGKWNVQDTGTVYNNELEYYHPDNASLTTESGQSVLELEARNQAYGGKNYTSAKLTSKMKGDWTYGKFTVRAKLPVQQGMWPAIWMMPTDDETQYGPWPGSGEMDIMELTGPVAGKAEADLYPRTVHGSIHYDIPHASQTKTYVLPEGQTFADDYHDFTLEWLPGLIRYYVDDKMYFETSDWGTMAKGQPDYYTYPAPFDRPFYMILNLAVGGDWPGNPKADFKSDKMYVDYVRVYKYKNLDQWPDVTGKRPVDPGLSTPQRPALADGNQIYNGDFKGTVAAQGQPEYWELIENEGGSGTVSVIADQDKGKAVKVAVHEAGTQNYSIQLAQKPLLLERGKAYKVTFDAKADAARPLMSKLTEFGGGWTAYSGERNFQLTPDWQPYEYSFTMTKASDNNARFEFNLGLNNISAYFANVRVVETEAPPVVRTPLADGNLIYNGGFDLGEARLGYWSFAVKQGSEAAAKASVTNTLALPMMKREFRADVQKAGGSPEDVTLTQAGIPVSAAAVYQLAFDARSAEAQPLGIKLAGSGGQTVYPAGTTFTLTPEWKSYTAEIELSGGSGTEAALSFLLGAAAGQTEIDNVRLVRMTDPPVLTNYLHLRGDQFWRASGTGLIPSGEGGKDITDMDKGDYVEYKVVLPQADSIVPVTRVSSVLADSELTLSVLDAGKQNVVTESVYSAAVGDTGGLQSYRAIVGAPLALPAGSYYIRLGGSGYNLAWLDLSRELVVNGSFKDASTENWTLFKKDWEPDDPGKSTVMKAVYGELQVSLGGTGTEAWHAQVKQAGIPVEQGKKYLLRFDADASLARDIKALVQRDGTEDGNWTPYLEQELRLSQDGGHYEYLFTAPATDHAAVLQFSLGKITEELGAHTVNLSNISLLQVSPVLDGEAYGENLIPNGDFSEPLKGWSTYSSDNGELAIDNVDGALQIKVGSTGTNTWDRQVFYEGVAYNEGNHYTLTFKAKASAERKMNISIGWLDVADNYKWHGYTSEIVDLGSEYQEYTVEFDVVGGSTSIGRISFELGDIKDGGTGHLTVDVDDIVLTNNGTAAP; the protein is encoded by the coding sequence GTGCCGACAGCAACGCCTGCTGCCACACCAATCCCCACGCCGGCCCCGACTCCTCCAACCCAGAACAATCCATGGGAGCTGGTCTGGAATGACGAATTCGACGGCCAGACCATTGATGAGGGCAAATGGAATGTACAGGATACCGGCACGGTGTACAATAACGAGCTGGAATATTACCACCCGGATAATGCTTCGCTGACGACAGAGAGCGGGCAGAGCGTACTGGAGCTGGAGGCCCGGAACCAGGCTTACGGCGGGAAGAATTATACTTCAGCCAAGCTGACCTCCAAGATGAAGGGCGACTGGACCTACGGCAAATTCACCGTGCGGGCCAAGCTGCCGGTTCAGCAGGGCATGTGGCCAGCCATCTGGATGATGCCAACCGATGATGAGACGCAGTATGGACCTTGGCCGGGAAGCGGCGAGATGGACATTATGGAATTGACAGGACCGGTTGCCGGCAAGGCAGAGGCGGATCTCTATCCAAGAACGGTCCATGGCTCGATTCACTACGACATTCCGCATGCGTCCCAGACCAAAACCTATGTACTGCCGGAAGGCCAGACCTTTGCAGATGATTATCACGACTTCACGCTGGAATGGCTTCCGGGCCTGATCCGGTATTATGTGGACGATAAAATGTATTTTGAGACGAGTGACTGGGGAACGATGGCCAAAGGCCAGCCGGATTACTATACGTACCCTGCTCCGTTTGACCGGCCGTTCTATATGATTCTGAATCTGGCTGTGGGCGGCGACTGGCCGGGCAATCCGAAGGCCGACTTCAAGTCGGATAAAATGTATGTAGACTACGTACGGGTCTACAAATACAAGAACCTGGATCAATGGCCGGATGTAACAGGAAAGCGGCCGGTAGATCCGGGACTGTCGACCCCGCAGCGTCCTGCCCTGGCAGACGGGAATCAGATCTACAACGGGGACTTCAAGGGTACTGTAGCAGCCCAGGGTCAGCCGGAATATTGGGAATTGATTGAGAATGAGGGCGGAAGCGGAACCGTCTCCGTCATTGCGGATCAGGATAAGGGCAAGGCGGTGAAGGTTGCTGTCCATGAGGCCGGAACCCAGAACTACTCCATTCAGCTTGCGCAGAAGCCGCTGCTGCTGGAGAGGGGCAAAGCCTACAAGGTAACCTTCGATGCCAAAGCGGACGCAGCCCGGCCGCTGATGAGCAAGCTGACCGAATTCGGCGGTGGATGGACGGCGTATTCCGGGGAGCGCAATTTCCAGCTTACACCGGACTGGCAGCCGTATGAGTACAGCTTTACGATGACGAAGGCTTCAGACAATAATGCCCGCTTTGAGTTCAACCTGGGTCTGAACAACATCTCCGCCTACTTCGCGAATGTAAGAGTGGTAGAGACCGAAGCGCCGCCGGTAGTACGCACTCCGCTTGCTGACGGCAACCTGATCTATAACGGAGGCTTCGATCTGGGAGAAGCACGGCTTGGATATTGGAGCTTTGCCGTTAAGCAGGGCTCGGAGGCAGCGGCGAAGGCCAGTGTAACCAATACACTTGCTCTGCCGATGATGAAGCGGGAGTTCCGGGCGGACGTGCAGAAGGCCGGAGGATCGCCGGAGGATGTGACGCTGACCCAGGCAGGAATTCCTGTGTCCGCAGCAGCCGTCTACCAGCTTGCCTTCGATGCGAGATCGGCCGAGGCCCAGCCGCTTGGCATTAAGCTGGCGGGCAGCGGTGGTCAGACGGTCTATCCTGCCGGAACCACCTTCACTCTGACACCGGAGTGGAAGAGCTATACAGCAGAAATTGAGCTGTCCGGCGGGTCCGGCACGGAAGCTGCGTTATCGTTCCTTCTGGGCGCGGCTGCGGGACAGACCGAGATTGACAATGTGCGTCTGGTACGGATGACCGATCCGCCAGTGCTCACGAACTACCTGCATCTGCGGGGGGACCAGTTCTGGAGAGCCTCGGGAACCGGCCTGATTCCAAGCGGTGAAGGCGGCAAGGATATCACGGATATGGATAAGGGCGACTATGTGGAATACAAGGTGGTACTGCCTCAGGCAGACAGTATTGTTCCGGTTACCCGCGTATCCAGTGTGCTCGCGGATTCCGAGCTTACGCTGTCAGTACTGGATGCCGGCAAGCAGAATGTGGTGACGGAATCTGTCTACAGCGCGGCAGTTGGCGATACCGGAGGCCTTCAGTCCTACCGGGCGATCGTTGGAGCACCGCTAGCGCTGCCTGCGGGAAGCTATTACATCCGTCTTGGCGGCAGCGGCTACAATCTGGCCTGGCTGGATCTGTCCCGCGAGCTGGTGGTGAACGGCAGCTTCAAGGACGCTTCCACCGAGAACTGGACGCTGTTCAAGAAGGACTGGGAACCGGATGATCCCGGGAAGAGCACTGTAATGAAGGCTGTGTATGGAGAACTGCAGGTTAGCCTCGGTGGAACTGGAACGGAGGCGTGGCATGCACAGGTGAAGCAAGCGGGCATCCCGGTAGAGCAGGGCAAGAAATATCTGCTGCGCTTCGATGCGGATGCTTCGTTGGCCCGGGATATTAAAGCGCTGGTTCAGCGTGACGGGACTGAGGATGGCAACTGGACTCCTTATCTGGAACAGGAGCTTAGACTCAGCCAAGACGGCGGACACTATGAATATCTGTTCACTGCCCCGGCAACCGATCACGCTGCAGTGCTTCAGTTCAGTCTCGGCAAGATCACCGAAGAGCTCGGAGCGCACACGGTCAATCTGAGCAATATCTCCTTGCTTCAGGTAAGCCCGGTGCTGGACGGTGAGGCTTACGGGGAGAATCTGATTCCAAACGGCGATTTCTCAGAGCCGCTTAAGGGCTGGAGTACCTACTCCTCCGACAACGGGGAGTTAGCCATTGACAATGTGGATGGCGCACTGCAGATCAAGGTGGGTTCCACGGGAACGAACACCTGGGACCGGCAGGTCTTTTATGAGGGAGTCGCTTACAACGAAGGCAATCATTACACACTTACCTTCAAGGCCAAGGCATCGGCTGAACGCAAAATGAATATCAGCATCGGCTGGCTGGATGTTGCGGACAATTACAAATGGCACGGATATACGAGCGAAATTGTTGATCTGGGCAGTGAATATCAGGAATATACCGTAGAATTCGATGTTGTCGGAGGCAGCACCTCCATCGGCCGCATTTCTTTCGAGCTGGGGGATATCAAGGATGGCGGCACCGGGCATCTGACGGTGGACGTGGATGATATTGTGCTAACGAATAACGGAACAGCAGCACCTTGA
- a CDS encoding extracellular solute-binding protein: MKVRSPLLLLLLILSGCSWHSTEYSQPPASPQSTAPHFDIKEGKYDPPVDLYTVGSVNPNLNFIKGESLEHNVHTAWAEKRLGIRIRYLWTISGTSETYANKLRLELAKGNMPDIVTTRDADIIQELIDSGQFMEVGDLFEQHASEVWKKAVAEDASAWNPFVRGAHRYAIPIMDYEYNSDPLLWIRQDWLDKLHLKVPQTLDELEQVMDAFVNRDPDGNGIKDTYGLSAGFRNGPSTWMGDSSWVFGAYGTVPEQWNRRSDGTLEYGSIQPGARKAVQLMKQWVQHGYLSADSAWLDEEGAANQFISGKAGIIAGPYWMRGWPLSSLTKSDTQARVRAIAIPSGPGGLTMRRGTLPVNGAILINKKMKHPEIFFTYQNYLFDSYATSTGEFAHGLAEGYDFTMAGGQPSAQSSALPLGGIRVASYTLTFDGARIPSGVIREIPKDIAPLLLGQKEASRKEQFTGPPTATMQRDGELLKKLEQKSFIKIIFADSPLEEFDEFVHKWNTYGGLTETMEVNAWDRSSR, translated from the coding sequence ATGAAAGTCCGTTCCCCGCTATTGCTGCTGCTCCTGATCCTGTCAGGCTGCTCCTGGCACAGCACCGAATATAGTCAGCCGCCGGCTTCACCGCAGAGTACAGCCCCTCACTTCGATATTAAGGAAGGCAAATATGATCCTCCGGTAGACCTGTATACGGTCGGTTCCGTGAATCCCAATCTGAATTTCATCAAAGGGGAGAGCCTGGAGCACAACGTACATACGGCCTGGGCAGAGAAGCGGCTTGGCATCCGCATCCGTTATCTCTGGACGATCTCCGGCACCTCAGAGACCTACGCCAACAAGCTGAGGCTGGAGCTGGCCAAAGGCAATATGCCCGACATCGTAACGACCAGAGATGCCGATATTATCCAGGAGCTGATTGATTCAGGGCAATTCATGGAAGTCGGCGACCTGTTCGAGCAGCATGCGTCCGAGGTGTGGAAGAAGGCTGTTGCCGAGGATGCTTCGGCATGGAACCCCTTCGTGCGCGGCGCACACAGGTATGCCATTCCCATTATGGATTATGAATATAACTCCGATCCGCTGCTCTGGATCCGCCAGGATTGGCTGGACAAGCTGCATCTGAAAGTCCCGCAGACCCTGGATGAGCTGGAGCAGGTCATGGATGCCTTCGTCAACCGGGACCCGGACGGCAACGGGATCAAGGATACCTACGGCCTGTCGGCCGGATTCCGCAACGGCCCCAGCACCTGGATGGGAGACAGCAGCTGGGTGTTCGGCGCCTATGGTACGGTTCCTGAGCAGTGGAACCGCCGGAGTGACGGCACCCTGGAATACGGCTCCATCCAGCCCGGGGCAAGGAAGGCTGTCCAGCTCATGAAGCAATGGGTACAGCACGGTTATCTGAGCGCTGACAGCGCCTGGCTGGATGAAGAGGGCGCAGCGAACCAGTTCATCTCTGGTAAGGCGGGTATCATTGCCGGACCCTATTGGATGCGCGGCTGGCCCCTGTCCTCTTTGACCAAGAGTGACACTCAGGCGCGTGTCCGGGCAATTGCTATCCCTTCGGGGCCGGGCGGCCTCACCATGAGAAGAGGAACCCTGCCTGTCAACGGTGCCATTCTGATCAATAAGAAGATGAAGCACCCTGAAATCTTTTTTACGTATCAGAATTATTTGTTCGATTCATACGCTACCTCGACCGGCGAGTTCGCCCATGGTCTTGCAGAGGGCTATGACTTTACCATGGCGGGCGGCCAGCCGAGCGCCCAATCTTCGGCGCTGCCGCTGGGCGGCATCCGCGTAGCCTCGTACACGCTAACCTTCGACGGGGCCCGGATTCCCTCCGGGGTCATCCGGGAGATCCCGAAGGACATTGCCCCTCTGCTGCTGGGCCAGAAGGAGGCTTCCCGCAAGGAGCAGTTCACGGGTCCTCCGACAGCGACGATGCAGCGCGACGGCGAGCTGCTGAAGAAGCTGGAGCAGAAAAGCTTCATCAAAATCATCTTCGCGGACAGCCCGCTTGAAGAATTCGACGAATTCGTGCACAAGTGGAACACCTACGGCGGACTTACCGAAACCATGGAGGTCAATGCCTGGGACCGCAGCAGCCGCTAG
- a CDS encoding sensor histidine kinase: MVAWRPNLFVKMVAILLSLIAATLLFYGMSYRKDVGVITSQIKTTDLNHLEFLTQQMDNNINQLAGSMYALQRDPTIRDYEQITQLGHLIDPAQTIMTVLEKLSLQTSSSTWENRIVLYKPFSGETLGSDSSLSFDVSVLHKPLPAGWEYISADRAGAEAGFRLLLSDPAQATSRPREAQLLMSMYLPVSNIERMFDAYQSQNTGDTFLYHPSFGFILSRSSDRQMAEQVTAALNISAGKSTSDIFDLKQGSFLVSSVPSSAIDWQVVHYSPLKEILQPIRSSRSSFLTGSAILLVMSLLFSLQLYRQVQRPVSLLLRSLNRMKEGRWSTRIHTRTNPEFTLLNEEFNDMAEKIQSLIEQVYLEQLRAKDAHLKQLQSQINPHFLYNCLFFIKSKAAIGDTESVEAMALSLGEYYRYITRVDHSLTTLQDELKLLETYLKIQNLRKQRIRYEVDMESELLDLHIPRLLIQPLVENSIIHGIERKIGPGSIRITGRHTREAILITVEDNGAGMTEEAIAALQVRINETTREDGGCGLWNVQQRLKLHYGEASGLMIAPSPEGGLITTLRMEKKEEPDAPNSIG; encoded by the coding sequence ATGGTGGCATGGCGTCCCAACCTGTTCGTTAAAATGGTGGCAATCCTGCTCTCGCTGATTGCTGCCACACTCTTGTTCTACGGAATGTCCTACCGTAAGGATGTCGGAGTCATTACCAGTCAGATCAAAACCACCGACCTCAATCATCTGGAATTCCTGACCCAGCAGATGGATAACAACATCAACCAGCTGGCGGGCAGCATGTATGCCCTGCAGAGAGATCCCACCATCCGCGATTATGAGCAGATTACGCAGCTGGGCCACCTTATTGATCCCGCCCAGACGATTATGACGGTGCTCGAGAAGCTGTCCCTCCAGACCAGCTCCAGTACGTGGGAGAACCGGATTGTCTTGTATAAGCCCTTCAGCGGGGAGACCTTGGGCTCGGATTCTTCGCTGTCCTTCGATGTCTCTGTCCTGCACAAGCCGCTTCCGGCAGGCTGGGAGTATATCTCGGCGGACAGGGCCGGCGCGGAGGCAGGCTTCCGGCTGCTCTTGTCAGACCCTGCTCAGGCAACAAGCCGGCCGCGCGAGGCACAGCTGCTGATGTCCATGTATTTGCCGGTCTCCAATATTGAACGGATGTTCGATGCCTACCAGTCGCAGAACACGGGGGACACCTTCTTGTACCATCCGTCATTCGGCTTCATCCTCTCGCGGAGTTCGGACCGGCAGATGGCGGAGCAGGTCACCGCGGCACTGAATATCTCAGCCGGGAAGAGTACCTCCGACATCTTCGACCTTAAGCAGGGCAGCTTCCTGGTCAGCTCGGTGCCCTCCTCGGCCATCGACTGGCAAGTCGTGCATTATTCACCGCTGAAGGAGATTCTTCAGCCGATCCGCAGCAGCCGCTCTTCCTTCCTGACAGGATCGGCCATCCTGCTGGTGATGAGCCTGCTATTCTCCTTGCAGCTCTACCGCCAAGTGCAGCGTCCGGTGAGCCTGCTGCTGCGTTCGCTGAACCGGATGAAGGAAGGGCGCTGGTCTACCCGTATCCATACCCGGACCAATCCCGAGTTCACGCTGCTTAATGAGGAATTCAATGACATGGCCGAGAAGATTCAGTCGCTTATCGAGCAGGTCTATCTGGAGCAGCTCCGGGCCAAGGATGCCCACCTGAAGCAGCTTCAATCACAGATCAATCCGCATTTCCTGTACAACTGCCTGTTCTTCATCAAGAGCAAGGCCGCCATAGGAGATACAGAGTCTGTCGAGGCCATGGCACTCAGTCTGGGTGAATATTACCGTTATATTACCAGGGTCGATCATTCCCTCACCACCCTTCAGGATGAGCTGAAGCTGCTGGAGACTTACCTGAAGATCCAGAACCTGCGGAAGCAGCGTATACGCTACGAGGTGGATATGGAGAGCGAGCTGCTGGACCTGCACATTCCGCGGCTGCTGATTCAGCCTCTAGTAGAGAATAGTATCATTCATGGCATTGAGCGAAAAATCGGCCCAGGCTCCATCCGGATCACCGGCCGCCATACCCGGGAAGCCATTCTCATTACCGTAGAGGACAATGGTGCCGGTATGACGGAGGAAGCTATTGCAGCACTTCAGGTACGTATCAACGAAACCACGCGTGAGGATGGAGGCTGCGGGCTATGGAATGTCCAGCAACGCCTCAAATTACATTACGGCGAGGCTTCCGGCCTGATGATTGCGCCTTCACCGGAAGGCGGTCTAATAACAACTCTCCGTATGGAGAAGAAAGAGGAACCTGATGCACCAAATTCTATTGGTTGA